A region of Microscilla marina ATCC 23134 DNA encodes the following proteins:
- a CDS encoding SDR family oxidoreductase, which produces MTKIKDKNILITGGANGIGKILGEKCLKEGASHLVIWDINQENLTKTVDEFKQKGFGNVSPYIVDVSVTKDIETQAAKVLSEVGNIDILFNNAGVVVGKQFYEHTARDIDKTMQINVMGVMHVTRLFLPGMIETGAGHIINIASAAGLTPNPKMSVYAASKWAVLGWSESLRIELERTGPDLHVTTVTPSYINTGMFDGAKAPLITPILDADDVTNQIISAIKSNEILLRAPSSVNLLPILRGILPTRIFDFVGGTLFGIYDTMADFIGRPKGEALPEKDNKASKTEKAKA; this is translated from the coding sequence ATGACGAAGATAAAAGACAAGAATATATTGATTACCGGGGGAGCCAACGGTATTGGTAAAATACTAGGCGAAAAATGCCTGAAAGAGGGGGCCTCTCATTTGGTTATTTGGGACATCAACCAGGAAAACTTAACCAAAACAGTGGATGAGTTTAAACAAAAAGGGTTTGGCAATGTATCGCCCTATATTGTAGATGTATCAGTCACCAAAGATATAGAAACTCAAGCTGCCAAAGTATTATCAGAAGTAGGCAATATAGATATTCTGTTTAACAACGCGGGAGTAGTAGTAGGCAAACAGTTTTATGAGCATACCGCTCGCGACATTGACAAAACCATGCAAATTAATGTAATGGGGGTCATGCATGTAACCCGTTTGTTTTTACCCGGAATGATAGAAACCGGAGCAGGGCACATCATCAATATTGCCTCTGCTGCCGGGCTTACGCCTAACCCCAAGATGTCGGTATACGCAGCTAGTAAATGGGCGGTACTGGGTTGGTCGGAGTCTTTACGGATAGAGCTCGAACGCACTGGTCCGGATTTACACGTGACTACAGTTACCCCCAGCTATATCAACACTGGCATGTTTGACGGTGCCAAGGCTCCATTAATTACGCCTATCTTAGACGCTGATGATGTCACCAACCAGATCATATCAGCTATTAAAAGCAATGAAATACTATTGCGTGCGCCAAGTTCAGTGAACTTACTACCCATTTTGCGTGGAATATTGCCTACGCGTATATTTGACTTTGTGGGAGGCACTTTGTTTGGTATTTATGACACAATGGCGGATTTTATTGGACGACCAAAAGGGGAAGCTTTACCAGAAAAAGACAACAAAGCTTCGAAAACTGAAAAGGCAAAAGCATAA
- a CDS encoding TetR/AcrR family transcriptional regulator: MGVLERKEREKKQRRNAILDAAEKIFFRQGLSNTSMDSIAKEAEFSKGTLYLYFKNKEELYRAVLLRGFILLEQRLKEETNEEENAYDSLKKITMAYYKFSQEEDGYFNAILSYQDDEFDLDNLEVESGKSVKAGNRVMQILIDALERGRNDGSIDPNINPVESAFVLWSQFTGFLQMIKKKKEIIDHYFTVGADHLLETYFLLLEKSLKP, encoded by the coding sequence ATGGGAGTTCTTGAAAGAAAAGAAAGAGAAAAAAAACAAAGGCGAAATGCTATTTTAGATGCTGCAGAGAAGATTTTTTTCCGGCAGGGTTTATCTAACACCTCCATGGACAGCATAGCCAAAGAAGCTGAGTTTAGTAAAGGTACATTGTACTTGTATTTTAAAAACAAAGAAGAACTCTACCGGGCAGTTTTATTACGTGGTTTTATACTGCTGGAGCAAAGACTCAAAGAAGAAACCAACGAAGAAGAAAATGCTTATGACAGCCTCAAAAAAATCACGATGGCTTACTATAAGTTTTCTCAGGAAGAAGATGGGTACTTTAATGCTATTTTGTCTTATCAAGACGATGAGTTTGACCTGGACAACCTGGAAGTAGAATCGGGTAAATCGGTAAAAGCCGGTAATCGAGTGATGCAAATACTCATTGATGCACTGGAACGAGGACGGAATGATGGCAGCATTGATCCTAATATCAATCCAGTAGAATCGGCATTTGTGTTGTGGAGCCAGTTTACTGGTTTTTTGCAAATGATTAAAAAGAAGAAAGAGATCATTGATCACTATTTTACAGTAGGTGCTGACCACTTGTTGGAGACTTACTTTTTACTTCTCGAAAAATCCTTAAAGCCATAG
- a CDS encoding 3-hydroxybutyryl-CoA dehydrogenase, producing MKNIAVIGSGTMGNGIAHVFAQNDYKVNLIDINSEALERALATISKNLDRQVKKEKIDEAKKTATLGNITTYTNLEEGVKAVDLVVEAATENIDIKLKIFQDIDKYAPENCILASNTSSISITKIAAVTKRPEKVIGMHFMNPVPVMKLVEVINGYSTSKETTEAVLKASKKVGKVPTSVNDYPGFVANRILLPMINEAIYALFESVGGVEEIDTVMKLGMAHPMGPLQLADFIGLDVCLSILRVMHDGLGNPKYAPCPLLVNMVEAGHLGAKSGVGFYDYSKGMKEAFVAARFSN from the coding sequence ATGAAAAATATAGCAGTCATTGGCTCTGGTACAATGGGGAATGGAATTGCCCACGTATTTGCCCAAAACGATTATAAAGTAAACCTGATTGACATTAATTCAGAAGCTTTGGAAAGAGCATTGGCTACCATTTCAAAGAATTTGGATCGTCAAGTAAAAAAAGAAAAAATTGACGAAGCTAAAAAAACAGCTACTCTGGGCAACATTACTACTTACACCAACCTTGAAGAGGGAGTAAAAGCTGTAGATTTAGTGGTAGAAGCTGCTACTGAGAATATAGATATTAAGCTCAAAATTTTTCAAGACATAGATAAGTACGCGCCCGAAAACTGCATACTTGCCAGCAATACCTCTTCTATTTCTATCACCAAGATTGCCGCAGTAACCAAACGCCCCGAAAAAGTGATTGGCATGCACTTTATGAACCCCGTGCCCGTAATGAAACTGGTAGAGGTAATCAATGGCTACTCTACCTCTAAAGAAACGACCGAAGCAGTATTGAAAGCTTCCAAAAAAGTAGGCAAGGTACCTACCTCTGTAAACGACTATCCTGGTTTTGTAGCCAACCGTATTTTATTACCCATGATCAACGAGGCAATCTATGCTTTGTTTGAGAGTGTAGGTGGAGTAGAGGAAATAGACACCGTAATGAAACTGGGTATGGCACACCCTATGGGCCCTTTACAACTGGCCGATTTCATTGGTTTAGATGTGTGCTTGTCTATCTTGCGGGTAATGCACGATGGTTTGGGTAATCCAAAATATGCGCCTTGTCCATTGCTGGTAAATATGGTAGAAGCCGGACACTTGGGTGCTAAGTCTGGAGTAGGTTTTTATGACTACTCAAAAGGAATGAAAGAGGCTTTCGTGGCAGCGCGTTTTAGTAACTAA
- a CDS encoding amidohydrolase: MKIFTYIIQACLAIVLFGASACKKDAQPQVQDASEKLFINGKIYTVNNAALWAEAILVKDGVITYVGTTAQAKAQASANAQVIDLQGQMMMPGIHDVHMHPLEASTNNFKFNLSNAETNPENYAATVKQAIKDHPGTGWLLGAGHSLTTILAATRAPRLILDELSSTRPIGIMEQTSHSFWCNSKALEVLGISQLTPDPQGGIIVREANGAPNGLLIDNAGELLAEAALKATNAKEATDYQGLVEFALPEMAKYGITSACEARTFWKRNYHKVWQRIEAEGKLTARVTLALWAYPAEDDASQIQTLKSLYTNDDTKLLRINQIKLYMDGIIHNTTAALHTNYQQDVLGNGIGNGLNYFTQTRLASYIAQLESTGFDFFIHSIGNRGTTEALNAIEKSGTAQGRHRLTHLEMVQTSDLARFNALNVTADCQVAGSFTHPDHWSENAALVGTALANDLVPLKNLVNAKARLTLSSDWDVSTLNPFVGMQNAVTRSPQEISLAEAVKAYTINAAYTMRQENKVGTIEIGKEADLIVLDRDIFSISPSTIGQTQVVQTYLRGKLVYQK; the protein is encoded by the coding sequence ATGAAAATATTCACCTATATCATTCAAGCGTGCCTTGCTATAGTTTTATTTGGGGCAAGTGCTTGTAAAAAAGATGCTCAACCTCAGGTACAAGATGCCAGCGAAAAACTTTTTATCAATGGTAAAATATACACGGTAAACAACGCCGCACTATGGGCAGAAGCCATATTGGTAAAAGATGGAGTAATCACCTATGTAGGCACAACTGCGCAGGCAAAAGCACAAGCATCTGCCAATGCGCAAGTGATTGACTTACAAGGGCAAATGATGATGCCAGGCATTCACGATGTACACATGCATCCGCTGGAAGCCAGCACTAATAATTTTAAATTTAATTTGAGCAATGCCGAAACCAACCCCGAAAACTACGCTGCTACCGTCAAACAGGCCATCAAAGATCACCCTGGGACAGGTTGGCTACTGGGTGCAGGGCATTCGCTCACAACTATTTTGGCGGCTACCCGTGCGCCTCGCTTGATCTTAGACGAGCTAAGTAGCACCCGCCCCATAGGTATTATGGAACAAACTTCTCACTCGTTTTGGTGCAACTCTAAAGCCCTTGAAGTGTTGGGCATTAGCCAGCTCACCCCCGACCCACAAGGGGGCATTATTGTACGCGAAGCTAATGGAGCACCTAATGGATTGTTGATTGACAATGCTGGAGAATTACTTGCCGAGGCAGCACTCAAAGCTACCAATGCCAAAGAAGCAACAGATTACCAAGGTTTGGTAGAGTTTGCCCTGCCCGAAATGGCAAAATATGGCATCACCTCCGCTTGTGAAGCACGCACTTTCTGGAAAAGGAATTATCATAAGGTATGGCAACGCATAGAAGCAGAAGGCAAACTAACAGCTCGTGTTACACTGGCACTTTGGGCGTACCCTGCCGAAGACGATGCGTCACAAATACAAACCCTGAAAAGCTTGTATACTAACGATGATACCAAGCTGCTGCGCATCAATCAGATAAAACTATACATGGATGGTATTATACACAATACTACGGCGGCTTTACACACCAACTACCAGCAAGATGTACTGGGCAATGGTATTGGCAATGGCTTAAACTACTTTACGCAAACACGTTTGGCAAGCTATATTGCCCAACTTGAATCTACTGGGTTCGACTTCTTTATTCATTCTATTGGCAACCGTGGTACTACCGAAGCCTTAAACGCCATTGAAAAATCGGGCACAGCCCAAGGCAGACACCGCCTCACCCACCTCGAAATGGTACAAACCAGTGACTTGGCAAGGTTCAACGCTTTGAATGTAACGGCAGACTGTCAGGTAGCGGGTAGCTTTACCCACCCCGACCACTGGAGCGAAAATGCCGCATTGGTAGGCACTGCTCTAGCCAATGATTTGGTGCCTTTGAAAAACTTGGTAAATGCCAAGGCTCGTTTAACTTTGAGCAGCGATTGGGATGTAAGCACGCTTAACCCATTTGTAGGCATGCAAAACGCGGTGACACGTAGCCCTCAGGAAATTAGCCTGGCAGAAGCAGTAAAAGCTTATACCATCAATGCAGCGTATACTATGCGACAAGAAAACAAGGTAGGCACTATAGAGATAGGCAAAGAAGCCGACTTGATTGTACTGGATAGGGACATTTTTAGTATTTCGCCCAGTACGATAGGACAAACTCAGGTAGTACAGACTTATTTGCGGGGCAAGTTGGTGTATCAAAAATGA
- a CDS encoding sensor histidine kinase — MKNSLQHIRWLDQALFWLFVYLFILNDYFHDSSLAESWHWALLELTLHAAIVYIHYFILIPKLWQPKRYVGYGLSLAGVFVVFVSLLVYSGLGELLLIEVSVNNLTMMLLTTLLLVGFSCLYWYYKQWFVKTNEALLLKSRQLETELQLLKSQISPHFLFNTLNNIYSLCQQKHDNAALMVTRLADILRYLIYEGAQASVPLHKEVAMIDNYIQLQLLKKSTSQNIDLYTEGMDSQHQIAPLILINFVENSFKHSNFFNDANAWIEVSICVEAENKLVVEVNNSLARPALNKTKTSGIGLTNSKRQLELHYPQAHELKITQHNDSFQVNLYIQLDR; from the coding sequence ATGAAAAACTCTTTACAACATATTCGTTGGCTCGACCAAGCACTTTTTTGGTTATTTGTTTATCTATTTATTCTCAACGACTATTTTCATGATTCTTCTTTGGCAGAGTCATGGCATTGGGCACTGCTTGAATTGACCCTGCATGCCGCCATCGTATACATTCATTACTTTATACTGATTCCTAAGTTATGGCAACCCAAGCGTTATGTGGGCTACGGTCTAAGCTTGGCAGGGGTGTTTGTGGTGTTTGTGAGCCTATTGGTATATAGCGGCTTGGGAGAGTTATTATTGATAGAGGTATCTGTCAACAACCTGACAATGATGTTGTTGACTACATTGTTGTTAGTGGGTTTTTCTTGCCTATACTGGTATTACAAGCAATGGTTTGTTAAAACCAACGAAGCCCTCCTGCTCAAAAGTCGACAATTAGAAACGGAGTTACAACTGCTTAAGAGCCAAATCAGCCCTCACTTTTTATTCAACACCTTAAACAATATTTACAGCTTATGCCAACAAAAACACGACAATGCGGCACTGATGGTGACTCGTCTGGCAGATATTTTACGCTACTTGATTTATGAGGGCGCCCAGGCAAGTGTGCCCTTGCACAAAGAGGTAGCAATGATTGACAACTACATTCAACTTCAGTTGCTCAAAAAGAGTACATCGCAAAACATAGATTTGTATACCGAAGGAATGGACAGTCAGCACCAAATCGCTCCGCTTATCCTGATCAATTTTGTAGAAAACAGCTTTAAACACAGCAACTTTTTTAACGATGCCAACGCTTGGATAGAGGTAAGCATTTGTGTAGAAGCTGAGAATAAATTGGTGGTAGAGGTAAACAATAGCCTGGCAAGACCTGCCCTGAATAAAACTAAAACGAGTGGCATTGGCTTGACCAACTCAAAGCGTCAGCTGGAGTTACATTATCCACAAGCACATGAGTTAAAAATAACCCAACACAATGATTCATTTCAGGTAAATTTGTATATTCAGCTTGACCGTTGA
- a CDS encoding LytR/AlgR family response regulator transcription factor: MLYKCIIIDDEPLARELLEGYVQQVPFLQLEQVFPSAIEASLTIHSQTIDLIFLDIEMPRLSGLDFLRNLKQPPAIIFTTAYAEYALNAFNLNVVDYLLKPIEFNRFFQAVNKVIKSVPQTITPPEPHQATLETTKEDEAYFFIKTDQKIVKVLTQDILFIEGLQKYVKIHLPNEILISLTSLSHLLEKLPSDSFTRIHRSYIINIAHIDSIQGNTITIQKHHLPLSQGNRSAFYDLIASKRLDG, translated from the coding sequence ATGTTGTATAAATGTATCATCATTGACGACGAACCCCTTGCCAGAGAGTTGTTGGAAGGTTATGTCCAACAAGTTCCTTTTCTGCAATTAGAGCAAGTCTTCCCCTCAGCCATCGAAGCCAGCCTGACAATTCATTCCCAAACTATAGATTTGATATTTCTGGACATTGAAATGCCCCGCCTCAGTGGCTTAGATTTTTTGCGTAACCTCAAACAACCTCCCGCCATTATATTTACCACGGCTTATGCCGAATATGCCCTCAATGCTTTTAACCTCAACGTAGTAGATTACCTGCTCAAACCCATTGAGTTTAACCGTTTTTTTCAGGCAGTCAATAAGGTGATCAAAAGCGTGCCTCAGACAATTACGCCTCCGGAGCCTCATCAAGCCACCTTAGAAACAACCAAAGAAGACGAAGCTTATTTTTTTATCAAAACCGATCAGAAAATTGTCAAAGTGTTGACCCAAGATATATTGTTTATTGAAGGGCTACAAAAGTATGTGAAAATACACCTGCCCAACGAAATACTCATTAGTTTGACTTCGTTGAGTCACTTGCTCGAAAAGTTACCTTCCGATAGTTTTACCCGTATTCACCGTTCTTACATCATCAATATTGCCCACATCGACAGCATTCAAGGCAATACCATTACTATCCAAAAACACCATTTACCTTTAAGCCAAGGCAACCGAAGTGCCTTTTATGATTTGATTGCGAGTAAGCGTTTGGATGGTTAA
- a CDS encoding transposase domain-containing protein: protein MIGSCKMAGVNPLTWLAYVIKNINNHPIQKLHLLLPSNWKTQQV from the coding sequence TTGATTGGTTCTTGCAAAATGGCAGGGGTAAATCCACTCACTTGGCTTGCATATGTGATCAAAAACATCAATAACCACCCCATCCAAAAACTACATCTTTTGTTGCCCAGCAACTGGAAAACGCAACAAGTTTAA
- a CDS encoding SBBP repeat-containing protein, translating to MKVPSLRPHKFLKQIQKILLLLCWVGICSIQAQNYEWAHGIGGTDFDAANDVAVDASGNVYVVGNFRSTNVDFNPSAGNTANLTADVIDVFIAKYTKNGDYLWAHKIGGANTDDGLNIAVDANGNVYITGAFSGTVDFDPSAGGVANLNDGDGTGFFAKYDTNGNYVWAHNIGTSSKGIAVDASNNVYVIGDFFGTLDFDPSTTNTANLTASSIDIFFAKYDTDGNYMWAHKIGGSGFDFKNGNSIVVDGSGNVYITGNFRGANVDFDPSAGSTANLSSNGDADAFFAKYDSNGNYLWAHKIGGTAYDGGVVITVDGSSNVYIIGAFTSSNVDFDPSAGGTANLSSNGNLDIFFAKYDSNGNYVWAHSIGGTNKDSGRGMTVDGSGNVYITGYFQGFDVDFDPSAGGTALLSANRSTSSSIYVAKYNSNGEYIWAYEIGGDDSNNGAGIVLDGQENIVFTGYFSEDNADFDPSAGGTTPLSNQGQYDIFIAKYCQSAPSGAGSITSSATTVCQSQTGVTYTVPAIANATGYTWTLPAGASIVAGANTNSITVDFSDAAVSGNVTVSGTNACGNGTTSTAVVVTVNPLPASAGSITSSVTTVCQNQTGVTYTVPAIANATGYTWTLPTGANIVVGANTNSITVDFTAASSGNVTVKGTNACGDGAISAALAVAISTSIAPAVSLTSDTNNNEIVQSTKVTFTATPSNTGTAPTYQWQIDGANIAGATNDTYVTSTLKNGETVSVIVTASEPCVTTPTASASLSMKVVSLPDQPFNLTGVSTLNEVVLSWQTTGTGNEAGFHILRSIDDSSNFVNIVTLGADIRTYTDIGQSPNTQLYYKVVAFNIAGETESAIFSFLLTGTNEELTNVYPNPFSNTFSVTLGPLFQDKVNVRLLNLQGQLIKDFGLLDTDALSQKLFDASTISSGIYILELVTNKHRVTVRVFKK from the coding sequence ATGAAAGTACCATCACTCAGGCCACACAAGTTTCTAAAACAAATACAAAAGATTTTATTGCTGTTATGCTGGGTTGGCATATGCAGCATACAAGCTCAAAACTATGAGTGGGCACATGGTATAGGCGGGACAGACTTCGATGCCGCCAATGATGTGGCCGTAGATGCCAGCGGCAATGTATATGTTGTAGGGAATTTTCGCAGTACCAATGTAGATTTTAACCCCAGTGCTGGAAACACTGCAAACTTAACCGCGGATGTTATAGACGTTTTCATCGCCAAGTACACAAAAAATGGTGACTACCTATGGGCGCACAAAATAGGGGGAGCCAATACTGACGATGGGTTAAACATTGCAGTAGATGCCAATGGCAATGTATATATCACCGGAGCTTTTAGTGGCACTGTAGATTTTGACCCGAGTGCCGGAGGGGTTGCCAATTTAAATGATGGTGATGGAACTGGATTTTTTGCCAAATACGACACCAATGGTAATTACGTTTGGGCACATAATATAGGTACCAGCAGTAAAGGCATTGCCGTAGATGCCAGTAACAATGTATATGTTATTGGGGATTTTTTTGGCACTTTAGATTTTGACCCAAGTACTACAAACACAGCAAACTTAACGGCTAGCTCCATAGATATTTTCTTTGCCAAATACGACACTGATGGCAATTATATGTGGGCACATAAAATAGGAGGCAGTGGATTTGACTTCAAGAATGGGAATAGCATTGTAGTAGATGGGAGCGGCAATGTCTATATCACCGGAAACTTCAGGGGTGCCAATGTAGATTTTGACCCCAGCGCCGGAAGCACCGCCAATTTAAGCAGTAATGGGGATGCAGATGCGTTCTTTGCCAAGTATGATAGTAATGGCAATTACTTGTGGGCACATAAGATTGGAGGAACCGCTTATGACGGTGGCGTGGTTATTACAGTAGACGGGAGTAGCAATGTTTATATCATTGGCGCCTTTACTAGCTCCAATGTAGATTTTGACCCGAGTGCCGGAGGCACCGCCAACTTAAGCAGTAATGGAAATTTAGATATTTTCTTTGCCAAATATGATAGTAATGGAAATTATGTGTGGGCACATAGTATTGGAGGAACAAACAAGGACTCTGGCAGAGGCATGACGGTAGATGGGAGTGGCAATGTCTATATCACTGGTTATTTTCAGGGATTCGATGTAGATTTTGATCCGAGCGCTGGAGGCACTGCTTTGCTAAGTGCCAACCGCAGTACATCCTCAAGCATTTATGTCGCCAAATACAATAGCAACGGAGAGTATATATGGGCATATGAAATAGGAGGCGACGATTCTAATAACGGTGCTGGTATTGTACTGGATGGGCAGGAAAATATAGTCTTTACCGGGTACTTTTCCGAGGATAATGCAGACTTTGATCCTAGTGCTGGAGGTACTACTCCCCTGAGCAATCAGGGGCAATATGACATTTTCATCGCCAAATACTGCCAATCAGCACCATCGGGGGCGGGTAGTATTACAAGTTCGGCCACTACAGTGTGCCAAAGCCAAACCGGGGTTACCTATACCGTACCTGCTATTGCCAATGCTACGGGTTACACCTGGACTTTGCCTGCCGGAGCAAGCATTGTAGCTGGGGCAAACACCAACAGCATCACCGTAGACTTTAGTGATGCGGCAGTAAGCGGCAATGTAACTGTCAGCGGTACCAATGCCTGCGGAAACGGGACCACCTCAACGGCGGTAGTCGTGACCGTGAACCCTTTACCTGCCAGTGCAGGGAGTATTACAAGTTCAGTCACTACGGTGTGCCAAAACCAAACCGGGGTTACCTATACCGTACCTGCCATTGCCAACGCTACGGGTTACACCTGGACTTTGCCTACCGGAGCAAACATTGTAGTCGGAGCAAACACCAATAGCATTACCGTAGATTTTACTGCTGCCTCAAGTGGCAATGTGACCGTAAAGGGAACCAATGCCTGTGGAGATGGTGCAATTTCGGCTGCCTTGGCGGTGGCAATTAGTACTTCGATTGCTCCGGCAGTGAGCCTCACTTCAGATACCAACAATAATGAAATCGTTCAAAGTACCAAAGTCACCTTTACCGCAACCCCCTCCAATACAGGAACTGCTCCTACCTACCAATGGCAAATAGATGGCGCAAATATAGCGGGAGCAACCAACGATACTTATGTAACCAGTACCCTAAAGAATGGTGAGACAGTATCGGTAATTGTGACAGCGAGTGAACCCTGTGTAACCACACCCACGGCCTCGGCAAGCTTATCGATGAAAGTTGTAAGCCTTCCAGATCAACCTTTCAATCTAACAGGAGTATCTACTTTGAATGAAGTAGTGTTATCGTGGCAGACAACAGGAACAGGCAACGAAGCAGGTTTTCACATCCTCAGATCAATCGATGACAGCAGTAATTTTGTAAATATAGTAACGCTTGGTGCAGACATAAGAACCTATACAGACATCGGTCAATCGCCAAACACCCAGTTGTATTATAAGGTGGTAGCTTTTAACATAGCAGGCGAAACAGAATCAGCTATATTTAGTTTTCTGCTGACAGGTACCAACGAAGAACTGACCAACGTATATCCCAACCCGTTTTCCAACACATTCAGCGTAACATTAGGCCCTTTGTTTCAGGACAAAGTAAATGTAAGATTGTTAAACCTTCAGGGGCAGTTGATAAAGGATTTTGGCTTGTTGGATACTGATGCACTATCTCAGAAGTTGTTTGATGCTTCTACGATTTCCTCAGGAATATATATACTTGAGCTTGTCACAAACAAACATAGAGTCACTGTACGGGTGTTCAAAAAGTAG
- a CDS encoding transposase, which produces MPKGRLKVVRQPAYSPALNASEQVWNYLKNVSLRNRVFKNIEALKKELSKALEKFEQQSKLITQFFKHPEVAFY; this is translated from the coding sequence TTGCCCAAAGGAAGGCTCAAGGTAGTAAGGCAGCCAGCCTATTCCCCGGCTCTCAATGCGTCGGAACAAGTCTGGAATTACCTCAAAAATGTAAGTTTAAGGAACAGAGTATTCAAGAATATAGAAGCATTGAAGAAAGAACTGAGCAAGGCGTTAGAAAAGTTTGAGCAACAATCCAAACTTATTACTCAGTTCTTTAAACATCCAGAAGTAGCTTTTTATTAA